In a genomic window of Scomber japonicus isolate fScoJap1 chromosome 17, fScoJap1.pri, whole genome shotgun sequence:
- the tcte1 gene encoding dynein regulatory complex subunit 5, which yields MSKSPYPPGVQLNPPEDCRRMRRVIADDPDWCLAIVPFLSNLCLQSIVRNFEEKPLFEELIPSQKDFVQDRLSPSLPLRVTANLISDGIYWKRCCKQRWDLCDVSRYGHSWKRMFFERHLENIIELFIPDVTDPKTVVAMVPLCKNYVKRLHISQLLPPIKEPQKEDDEYGSDLASDNEYDGPSVDHFDFSILLDKLTSLEELHVVYQVKQCGMNFEWKMFEMTDRDCESFAKALKSCKTLKVLRLHESQIEDKKCRLLVKHLLDHPSLRELDFSHNLIGDRGARAVGKLLTRSKLEILNMCDNDIRDHGAKAIAHALSKNSTLLSLNLRLNQLRDEGGQAIGKALLNNSTLLDLHLGGNQVMEPTAFALSKTLVQNNTLKSINLSCNSLGVDGSKALEEAMSHNTSVTECDIRLTEADEQSVSFINQVVWTNQSLELKKKAQESKTK from the exons ATGTCCAAGTCCCCATACCCTCCAGGAGTACAGCTCAACCCCCCTGAGGACTGCAGGAGAATGAGGAGGGTCATCGCTGACGATCCAGACTGGTGCCTGGCCATAGTGCCTTTTTTATCGAACCTCTGCCTGCAAAGCATTGTGAGAAACTTTGAAG AAAAGCCCTTATTTGAGGAACTCATACCCAGCCAGAAGGACTTTGTGCAGGACAGACTGTCTCCTTCTCTGCCCCTGCGTGTCACAGCCAACCTGATCAGCGACGGCATCTATTGGAAGCGGTGCTGCAAGCAGCGGTGGGACCTTTGTGACGTCTCTCGTTACGGCCACAGCTGGAAGCGAATGTTCTTTGAGAGGCACCTGGAGAACATTATCGAGCTTTTTATTCCTGATGTAACAGATCCAAAGACTGTTGTAGCGATGGTGCCTCTGTGTAAGAACTATGTGAAGAGGCTGCACATCTCCCAACTCTTGCCACCTATCAAGGAGCCCCAGAAAGAAGATGATGAATACGGCTCAGATTTGGCAAGTGACAATGAGTATGACGGACCTTCTGTTGACCACTTTGACTTTAGCATCCTGCTCGACAAGCTGACCAGCCTGGAGGAGCTGCATGTGGTGTACCAGGTCAAACAGTGTGGTATGAACTTTGAATGGAAGATGTTTGAGATGACTGACCGAGATTGTGAGTCCTTCGCCAAGGCCCTTAAGTCCTGTAAGACTTTGAAG GTACTGAGGCTCCATGAAAGTCAGATTGAGGACAAAAAGTGCCGGCTGCTGGTGAAACACCTCTTGGACCACCCCTCCCTTAGGGAGCTCGACTTTTCTCACAACTTGATAGGTGACAGGGGAGCCAGAGCTGTCGGCAAGCTGCTCACAAGGAGTAAACTGGAGATACTAAACATGTGTGACAACGATATCAGAGACCATGGAGCCAAAGCTATAGCTCACGCCTTGTCCAAGAACTCCACCCTTTTGTCCCTCAACCTGCGTCTTAACCAACTGAGAGACGAGGGGGGTCAGGCTATTGGCAAGGCCTTGCTGAACAACAGCACCCTACTCGACCTGCACCTGGGAGGCAATCAGGTGATGGAGCCCACTGCCTTCGCCCTGTCTAAAACGCTGGTTCAGAACAACACCCTGAAGAGCATCAACCTATCCTGTAACAGTTTGGGTGTG gatggAAGTAAAGCCCTGGAGGAGGCAATGTCTCACAACACCAGTGTGACAGAATGTGATATCCGTCTGACAGAGGCTGACGAGCAGAGCGTTTCCTTCATCAACCAGGTGGTTTGGACCAATCAGAGTTTAGAACTCAAGAAAAAAGCTCAAGAGAGTAAAACAAAGTAG